AAGCACACTCCGCATTCGCGCCACGGAATGGGCATCGACCACCCAAAACGAGATCCGTCAGCGTCAATCGCCGCGCGGCACGCTGAAACATTGGAAAGCCAGCTTCTCAGCCAACTTTCGTGCATAGTTCAGGCTAGTGGGAGGCGACAAGGCCGGCTCCCATCGCCGCAGTGATCCAGGCGTAGGGCAGATTCGAAATAGCGGCACATACGACGAATCGGGTCGATCCAATCTCCGCCACACCTGCGAGCACATTCACGAGATGGAACCCGAACGGAAGCTGGCGACCCACGATGAGAAAGACAGGATGGCCCACTGGAAAGCGGCTCAGCCAGCGCGGAAACCTCCCCATACCGGCGCTTGCCTCGATTCCGCGTGTCCCACGGCGCACCAGCGTGAATTCGAGGACCGCGCCGCACCACCATCCGAGCCAACTGCAGGCAGCTCCGAGCCACAGGCCGTAGACGGCTCCGTTGGCCAGGCCAACCATCTCGGATGGAAACGGAGTGGCCGAGAGCACGACGTGGATCGGGATCGAGACTAGGGGTGCCCGCGGGCCGAGGCGTAGCAGGAAGGCTTCAGCGCCCGTCGCCTCGATGAATCGCCAGCTGACGAATGCAACCGCGAGGACAGCACCGATCTGGAGCGCAGTTCCGCCAGGAGAGGAGAGCCTCAGTCGCTTTCCTTCCTCCGTCCGATCAAGCATCAACGGTTTCGCCTGCACGGCTAGAAGACGGGCCCGACCGTCTTGATCGCGAAGAGCTCCGTCTCGGTCCGCTCTGGAGCCGTCCGCTCTCCGCTCGCGACCCGCTTCACGAGCTCGATCAGTTCGGCGCCACAAGCATCGAGACTCATTCCGTCCGCGATCCGGCCGGCATCGAAATCCATGTCGTCAGGCAACGCCCGGAAGAGCTTCGTATTGCTGGCGACCTTCACGACGGGTGCAATCGGCGAGCCCGCCGGCGAGCCGCGGCCTGTCGTGAAGAGCACAATCTGCGCGCCGCCCGCGATCATCCCGGTGATCGAGAAGATGTCCGAACCCGGCGCATCCATCACGCAGAGCCCACGGGTCGTGGGGCGATCTGCGTACTCGACCACCTCCCGGATCGGCGTCGAACCGCCCTTCTTGATGCAGCCCAGCGACTTCTCCTGGATGCTCGACAACCCACCCGCCTGGTTCCCGGGCGAGATCACCGTATGAGCCAGCGGCCCGAGTTCGCGCTTCACGAGCGCGGCATGTTCGCCGAGCAATCCGAGCAGCTTCTCGCGCACCTCGTCGCTGGCGCAGCGTTCGGCGAGGATGGGCTCGGTTCCCAGAAACTCCGTCACTTCCGAGAGGATCACCGTCCCACCTCTTTCGACGACCCAGTCGGCCGCCCTTCCGAGGCTCGGGTTGGCCGTGAGCCCGGAGAAACCATCGGAGCCCCCGCATTCCATCGCGATGCAGAGATGCTCGAAGCCCACCTCCTCACGCTCTTCACTGGCAGCTGCGTCCAGCAATCCTCGTGCAATTTCTACACCCTTCGCGATCGCCTTCGGCGTCCCCCCACATTGTTGAATACCGATCCACTCGACGGAACGTGCTCCGCGTGCCCGCGAAGCTACGAGTTCGGCCTTCAGTACTTCGCATCCGAGCCCGACCAGGAGAACGCCCGCAACATTCGGGTGGTCCGCCACGTTGGCCAACGTGCGCAACGTGGCGGGAAGATCCTGCGGCCCTCGCCCGCAGCCCTCGATATGCGTGACGGTCTTCACTTCGGGAAGAGCCCGGCCGATGTGGTCGACCACCGAATTGGCGCAACTCACGGAACTCATCACCACCACGTGATTGCGAACACCGACGCGGCCGTCCGCACGGCGGTATCCCATGAAACCCATGGTCACCTCCCCACTGCTTCGAGGTTGTGGGTATGAACCCAATCGCCCGGAGTGATCGCCTCGCCCGCGGTTCCAATCGGAACCCCGTACTTCCGAATCGCAGCGCCGGGCGCGATCTGTTCGATGGCCACCTTGTGGCCCACGGGCAACTCCTGACCGACGATCACCGAGCATTCCGCCGCCCACACCACCCGTTTCCCCGGAGGCACGGCACGCAACAACGTCACAACGTTGTCGGACGGATCGATGAGCAAGGCATTTGGCTTCACGGCTTGGACTCCTCGAGCGCGCAGACTTCCTCGGACCCACGAGAGCGCCGGCCTGGAGCTCGGGAACCGACGTCCTGTGATGCAACCCTAGAGCGAGCACCTGCTCGAGACATCCCGCCGCGTGCGGAAGGACATCGCATTTCGTGCGTTCTCGCTCCGTGAGATAGACTCACCGAAATGATGTACCAGCCGCTCAACGTGCCGAGGCAGCTGGACGGACGGATCCACCTCGAGGACTTCTCGAACCCCGTCTGGGGGCAGCTCATTCGCCGCCACGCGCATCGCTTTCTCGAAGTCCATCTGCTGGTGCGCGGCAAGGCAGTGATGGTCATCCGAAACCAACGCGTCGATCTGCCCAGCGGGTCGCTCTTGTGGCTTCCGCCCGAAACGGAACACCTCACACTCGAGGCCTCCGCGGGGTTGCGACGTTGGCACCTCTGCATGCGCACGCCCTCAGCTCGACGCATATTGGCTCCGGGCGAGGCGGCCGCCCTGCTCTCCCGGCGCAAGCCCACACCCTGCGTGCAGCTTGGAAGGGCGGAGTTGCGAGACCTCGGGGGTATTTTCGCAGGAGTCGGAGAGCAAGTGGACAGGGCGGACGCGGTCACGAACTCCGGCCTCGCCTACGCACTCGCGCGCGCGGCCGTGGCTACCCGCGAAGCCGAACGCAGCACCGAGCCAACCACCCTTCACCCTGGAGTGGCGCGAGCGCTTTCGCTGATGCAAGGCGACGGATTGCTCCTGGATCGCGACGAATTGGCGGAACGCTGCGGATTGAGTGCGACCCACCTGAGTCGCCTGTTCAGCCTGGAACTGGGCCAGACGCTGCGAGACGTGCGAAACCGGAAACGGCTGGGGCGCTTCCACCAGCTCATCGATTCCGGCACCTGCCAGACCTTGACCGAAGCGGCTCTCGAGGCGGGCTTCGGCAGCTACTCCCAATTCCACCGGGTCTACCGGCACTTCACTGGCCGCAGCCCTTCCGGCCGGGAGCACTGATGCCGCCAGGGTGTGCGGGACAAGCCGACCCGCGACCTCCCACTCCACGTCGCAGGCACCCCTTCCTGGGATGCTCATCTACAGATCACTCTGCGTCGCTTCGCAGCACTCAAATGCTAAATTCAATGGTCTGACCTGCCCGGACGAGATCGACAGGTTCTCCGGGAATGCAGTTCTCGATGACATCCCGTTTCGGTTCGCTCCTGGGTTGCAAGCCAGCAGTTCGGCAGCCTCGCGCACGAAGAACTACCGAGGATAGACCCCATGGATTCAGATTCGAAAGGCGCGCGAACGGCGCTGGTCCTCTCTGGTGGAGGCGCCCGCGGCGCGTATCAAGCCGGGGTCTTGCAAGGCTTGCGCGATCTCGGCGTGCTCGATTCCCCAGCCGTTCGTATCAATACCTTCGTCGGCTCGAGCGCCGGCGCCATCAACTCGACCATGCTCGCCGCACACGCGGCCTCGCTCTCCACTGGGATCGATGCGCTCGTCGACCTGTGGAGTGAGGTCCAGGCGAATCAGATCTTTCGTACGGACGTGCGTAGCATCGGAAGTACCGGGGTCCGCTGGGCGTGGGATCTCACTTTTGGCGGTGCGGTGGGAGGTGTCGCCCCGAAGTCGTTGCTCGACACGTCACCCCTTCACGAGTTCCTGAAGGAGAATCTCCCCTTCGAACAGCTCGGGCATCAGATCCAGGACGGGGCGCTTCACGCGCTCGCACTTTCCGCGACGGATCTCACGACGGCGGACGGAGTCCTGTTCCTGCAAGGAAAGCCCGACATCCAGCCCTGGGAGCGCAGGCGCTGGCGCATCGAGCCCACGCGGATCGATGCGGAACACGTACTCGCATCCAGCGCCATTCCGATGCTCTTCCCATCGGTGGAAATCGACGGTCGCCATTTCGGCGACGGGTCCGTCCGCAACACGAGCCCATTGAGCCCGGCGATCAATCTGGGGGCCGAGAAGGTCATCGCCGTGAGCGTTCGCGAACCCGCACCGACGACAGCGAGGAAGCGCCGTCGCGAAGCTCCCTCCATCGCGCAGATCGCGGGCGTCCTCCTGGACGCCGTCATGCTGGACGCGATCGAGGTCGATCTCGATCACAGCGAGCGCGTGAACCGGAGCGTCACGACCTACCACTCGAACACCTCGCCGAGTTCATTCCGCAACGTCGATGTGCTGTGGATCCAACCTTCGGCGAATTTCACCGTCGTCGCCGAAGAGTTCACGCGCCAGATCCCCGCCGTCGTCCGCTACGTCATGCGGGGCCTCGGTAGCGAAGACGCGACCCACGAACTCAGCAGCTATCTGCTCTTCGATTCGGAGTTCTGCAGCCGCCTGATCGAGATCGGCCAAAGCGACGTCGCGGCGGCGCGTGAGGAAATCGAGGCATTCTTCGCCTGAGCCGCGCTGAGCATCACCATCCATCAAAGATTCGATCAGATCTCCAGCCCCACGACCTCTCGTGCCCGCGCCTTGTAGGCAGCCACCGGTGCCTCGGCCATCAGCATCATCTTCTGGGAGGCCAGGGAGCCCTCGGCGTGAATGGTGCAGACCTCGTGCCAGCCGGAGAAATCACTCGCCACGAGATGGCGAAGAATGCTGAAGAGCTGCATACGCTCTGCCGCGCCGTAGGGTTCGGCGCCACCCATGTAGCGCTCGAGGTAGGGCTTCAGCTCCGGATGGTTCCAATCTCGATAGGTCGGTTGGGTGACCAGAAGGCCGCCGGCGATGTCCTGGATCGCCCGCACGAATTCGTGAAACCCAGAGGCAAAGTGCATCTTGGCCATGTTGGTCAGCAGCGGCTTCGCCACGTACAGGCCCGACCCATGGAACTCTTCGGGCTCGGAGAGCGCCGCGCGGGCGAGAGCCTTGGTGGTCTCGGTGTAGCGGATCATCTCGATGTAGCGATCGCGAATGTTCGAGGCCTTTTCGATCCCGTTCGATTCCGCCGCCAGCATGGCCATTCCGGTCATGTACTCGAGAATCGGGATCTTGTAGGTCACCGCCGTGAAGCGATGGAAGGCGCTGAACCCGTAGGCCACGGCCTGGCCCAGTTGCCACTCGCGGAGCAGGAAGACGCGCTCCTTGGGGACTCGCACCTCGTCGAAGATCACCAGCGATTCCACATGTCCGCGCTTCGGCCGCGGCGTCGGGAACGACATGTCGTCCTCGTAGCGGAAGTTGGGCCGGCAGATCTGCGTGAGGCCTGGGGTATCCACCGGGATCGCAAAGGCCACCGCGTAGTCGGCCTCGTCCTCATTGAGGTTCCGGGTCGGAATGACGAGGATCTCGTCCGTGTAAGCCGATGCCGTGATGTGCGCCTTGGCTCCGGAGACCACGATCTCATCGGCGGTTTCGTCGACGACGCGCAGGTAGTAGTCCGGGCTGCTTTGCTCGGAGGGTGACTTGCTGCGGTCGCCCTTCACGTCCGTCACCGCGCCGGCCAACGAGAGATCGTTGCGGGCGCAGTACTGACGATAGTCAGCCAGGCGCCGCGCGTAGACCTCGTTCCCCGATGCCCGGGCGACTGCCGTGAGCCCGTTCAGGATGTCCGTTCCCACATCCTTGATGAAAGGAAGCGCCCCGTCTGCGTAGTGGCAGGCGGCCGACACGAGATCGAAGCGATAGCCCACGGCTTCCAGCCGCTCGGGCATCTCGAAGTAGCGGCTCACGTCCTCCCCGGTCTCCGGATCCTTGCCGACGGCCAGTTCCGCATGAGCGGGATCGTGAGCCATCAAGTAGTCGAAGGCCCCCGTCTCGACACCCACCTTGATGTACGGATCTTCGGTCACGTCCTCGATCTCACGACCGGCCAGATAGACCTTGCGGCCGTCTCGCAGGCCCGCTTTGTATTGCTCGGCGGTTCGAAGCGCCATGGAATCTTCTCCTTCCCTAATTTCTTCTTCAGGTGGTGGTCTGTCGCCAGTCACCCTTGCGGATGCGCGGATCCGCCGCGTGCTTCATGAAGTAGTCGACCATCACGTCGAGATACGACTGCACCCGCGGGCACTCGACCCCGTGCTTGGCGAGGATGGGGGCGACCTGGCTCCGGTCGAACGTCGCCGAGACGTAGGAATGCTCAAAGGCTTCCCGCGGCACGCCGGTCACTTTCTCGAAGCCCGGCAGGCGTCCCATCGGACGCATCATGCCAGCTGGGAGCTTCAGCAGCGGCTTTCGCTTGCCCATCGCTGCAGACGCCAGATCGAAGAACTCGTTGTAGGTCACAGGCTCCGGATCGACGAGGTGAAACACCTTTCCGATCGAGTCTTCGTCCTCGAAGAGGTGGTAGAAAGCGTCCGCGATGAAATCGACGGGGGCGAAGTGAAAGAGGGTGTCCTTCGTATCCGGAACGATGTAGTGCATGCCGCGGGCGATCATCCCGAGCGCGTAGTACGGCCCGTCGATCTTCTCGATGGCACCTGTCTTGGAATGACCCACGACCGTGGTGGGCCGGAGGATCACCGAGGGAATGTCGTCACGCCGTTCGCGCACGAGCTTCTCGGCCAGGTGTTTCGTCAAGTCGTAGTTGGTCTCGAACTCCTGCCCCAGGTCGAGATCGTCCTCGCGAAACGTCCCCATATGCTTGCCTGCAACGGCAATCGTGCTGGCGTATCCCAACCGCTCGAGGGACGGGAACTGCGCAATCAAGTCGAGCAGGTTTCGGGTTCCGTCCACGTTGACGCGCATCGAGATATCCCGCGGCGCCGAAAGGTTGTAGAGCGCCGCGAGATGGATGACATGGGTCACGCGCTGCTTCAGCTCATCCTGGATGGCGACCTCGAGGCCCAGGCCCGGCTCCGCGATGTCCCCGGCGAAGGCCTTCAGCCGTTTGCGTTGCTCCGGGTCGGATACCTGCTCATCCAGGTAGGCCTCGAGACGTTCCTGGAAGCGACCGTTCTCCAGCAGGTAGATGTCGCAATCTTCCTTCTCGAGATAGTGCGAGAGGATGTACCTCCCGATGAAGCCGCCGGTACCGGTGCAGAAGACTGCTTTCTCACTCATGTCGGTTCTCGCTTTGCGGTCTGCGCCCCGGAGCGGGGCAAGGTTCTCAGACGAAGGCCTGGATGCCTGTCAAACGCCGCCCGATCACCAGTTTCATGATCTGGGTCGTGCCCTCTCCCGCATAGCCAAGTGCTGCATCGCGCCAATAGCGTTCCGTCCGGAAGCCCTCTTCCGTCGTGAAGCCTCGCGCGCCGTGGATGTGCATCGCAGTCTGGGTCACGCGTGCGGCGGCGTCGGCACCGAACGACGACACCATGCACTGCTCCACGTCACAGCGCCCACCCTTGTCCATCAGGCTCGCTGTGCGGTACACGAGCAGCCGGGTGATCTCGGTATCCGTCGCCATGTCGGCGAGCATGCTCTGCACGAGTTGGAACCCGCCGATCGGCCTGCGGAACGCCTCGCGACTCTTGGCCCAGGCAATCGAATCGTCCAATGCGGCCTGCATCAGGCCGATGCCGATCGCGGCGATGTTGACGCGGAACCAGGAGCGTGCGACCAGGTTCTGGGCGTAGCCTTTGTCGGAGTCGTGAAGGAGATTGGCCACGGGCACACGGCAATCCTCGAATTCCATCAGGCCGGTGTTTCCGGATCGCAGGCCCACGAAGGGAATGTCCTTCACCTTCCACGGGGATTCCTTCCGATCCATGATCAGGCTGATGACCCCTTTGCGGGGATCCGCCGCGTAGGCTTCCGGGTCGGCCACCGCGGTCAGGATGCCGACGTCGGCGAGCACGCCATTGGTCTGCCACATCTTCTTGCCATTCACGACGTAGTGATCCCCGTCGAGAACGGCCGTGGCGTGCAGGTTCGTCTGGTCGGACCCGGCCTGTGGCTCGCTGACCATGTCGCAGGCGAGGATCTCCCCGCGAAGCGCCGGCTCGACCCAGCGGCGTCGGTGCTCGTCCGTGCCGTTCCGGGCGATCATCTCGATCACACCCGAGTGGGTATCCAGGCTCACTGCGAGAGCCGCCCACGCGCGGCCGAGCTCCTCCGCCATCACGGAGCGCTCGAGGTACGTCGAGCCGAGCCCTCCGGCCGTCTTTGGCACGAAGCACTTGTTGTAGCCGTAAGGCAGGAGCTTCTGGAAGAGTTCCACGGTTTCGGAGCGAGAAAGCGGCCCCTGGCTGTCGCGCTCGTCGGCAATCGGCGCGATCTCTGCGGAAAGGAACTCACGGAGCTCTGCCTGTCTCTTCTTCAGCGATTCGGGGAGGTCGAACGGCATGGGGCTAGTCCTTCTCTCTCGGTGTGACGACTTCGACATGGCCACCCCGGACTTCGATCTGGAGAGGCGCTTGCGCCGACGCTGCAAGTTCGGGGCTTGCGATGGCACGCAGGACCATCTCGTAGATGGTGTCCCGGTGCTGGCAGATTCCCTTCTCGGGCCGCCCCACCAGGATCCACTGGATGGCGAGATGCTCGATGAACCCGAGCACCATGTTGCGCACGAGCGACCCATCGAGATCGGAGCGAAACAACCCGGCCTGAACGCCCTCCTCGAATGCTTCGACCACCGGCCGCGTCGTTTCCCTGATCACTTGATAGGCAGGGGACTTCATGAAGTTGCGGTTGGCCTTGAGGGTGAGCAGAGCGACCGAGGCATAGAGCGGGTTTCGCTCGTAGAACTCGAGGAAGGCCTGGATCACGACGCGGATCTTCTCGCGCGGATCGTGAATGAACGGACGGACCGCCGAGACCCGCTCCAGCTCGCGCCGCGTGTACAGCTCGGCAATGGAGAAGAGCACGTGCTCCTTCGAATCGAAGTACTCGTAGAGGGTGGCCTCGGAGACTTCGGCCGCCTCACAAAGGGCCGCCACGGTCGTCCCCTCGTAACCGCTCTCCCCAAACAGCTCGAGGGCCGCGTCGAGGATGCGGAGCTCTCGCTCGGGGTTCCGCTTGCGCCCATTGCGGGCGCCACGGGCGCTGCGGGTCTTCTCGTCGCGAAGGCGTCGGACGGAATCGGGCATGGGGCTCCTTTGCAGCCTCAGAATATGTGGTCGTCCCCTTGCATGCAATCGTTTTCCTAGTCTATACCCCAATTTTTTGAGTTTTATTGAACTCTTACCGCGATATAGTCTCGCTTGTCGATATCCTGACCTCGCATACTGGGGAACAGACAGGGAGGCATCCATGGAGTCCTCGGTGCTCACGTGCGAAACCATTGACCGGGTTGCACGTATCACGATGCAGAACCCGCCCGCGAATGCACTGGACCCGCAGATGCTCGAGCTGCTCGAAACGACGCTTGAGAGCGTATCCGCGAGCGGGGAGGCCCGGGCCGTCGTTCTGCGCAGCGGCTGCCCGGGCTTCTTCTCGGCTGGGGATGACATCGAGCAGTTGCGCGAGATGGACCCCGCTCTTCTCGATCTCCTGCCGCGGCTCCACCAGTTGATGGATACGCTGGAATCCTTCCCGCTGCCGACGATCGCTGCGATCAACGGCCATGCGTTGGGCGGCGGTCTCGAACTGGCCCTGGCCTGTGATCTCCGCTTCATGGGTAGCGGCTCCGGGCGCAGCGGCCTGCCCGAAGTGAGGATCGGGATGATCCCTGCGTTCGGCGGGACCCAGCGCCTACCGATCCTGATTGGAAAGGGGCGCGCTCTGGAGATGATGTTCAAGGGGCTCCAGCTGGAGCCGGAAGAAGCCGAGCGATGCGGCCTGGTCAACGGCGTGCATCCGCAATCCGAGCTGGAGGAACGCGTGCAGGACTACGCCGCCCGCCTGGCGTGCCAGGCAACGGGTGCCATCGCCAGGATCAAGCGCTGCGTGAACACAGGCCTCTACGAGGGCTTGAAGGAGGGCCTCGCCGAGGAGCGCAAGGCCTGCGTCGACAACTTCTCTACGCCGGATGCCCGGGAGGGAATCGATGCCTTCCTCACCGGAAGGAAGCCCCATTTCACGGGCTCCCAAGGATAGGAGTGAGGAGTGACGAAGATCCGAAGAGCGAGGCTACGAGAGACGGGCTTGGCCGAAGACCTCGCTATCGAGGAACTCGAAGAATCTGGCCCGCCGCTCGAGGGAGAGCAGGTCGAGACCGAAGTCGAAGCCTGTGGCGTGTGCTACCGCGACACGATCGACCGAGAAGGAGGCTTCCCGTTCATCCGGCTGCCCATCACGCCCGGACATGAGGTCGTGGGACACGTCGCCGCCATCGGCCCCGACGTCGCGGATTGGAAACCGGGAGACCGCATCGCGACGCTGCATTGCGATTTCTGTGGAAGCTGCGCTCGCTGCCACGAAGGCGAGGAATCGATGTGCACGGGAACCGGTGCGATGCCGGGCCTGTTGATCGACGGCGGTTATGCGACACGCATGCGCGCCCCCCAGCGGGGGTTCTTCCGGGTGCCTGAATACTTGCCCCCTGCATTGGCCGCCGTGATGCATTGTACCTTCGGCACGGCCTACCGCGGCCTGCAGCGCTGCGGCGGCGTGGGCTCGGAAAGCCACGTGCTCGTAACGGGCGCCAACGGTGGCGTGGGGGTCGCCGCGATCCAGGTTGCGAAGCGGCTCGGTGCCAGGGTTAGCGCCGTCATCCGCGACGAACGTCACGAAGCCTTCCTGCAGGAGCTCGGCGCCGATGTGATCATCGTGGATCCGGGCGACGGCTTTCACAAGAAGCTGAAAGAGGAGAAAGCCGACGTGGTGCTCGACTGCGTAGGCCCCCCACCTTCAACGCCTCCTTGCGATCCCTCCGGACCGGAGGCCACATGGTGGTGATCGGCAACGTCGTCCAGGAGAAGGTTTCCCTGAACCTGGGGTACCTGGTCGCCAGCGGAGTCCAACTGCTCGGCAGCAGCGGCGCCAGCCGCCGACATATGAAGGATGTCTTCGAACTGCACACCCGAGCCCCGTTCGAAGTCCACATCCACGAGTGCCTCGACATTTCCGAGGCAGATCGAGCCCAGCGCACGGTGCGCGCGGGCGGCCTACGGGGCGTGCTCATGCCCACCCCGTCCAATGCACGGTAGAATCGCGAAGAAGGAGAACCCCATGACCTCCCCCCTGGCCGGAGTTCGCGTCGTCGAGGTAGCCAACTACGTGGCCATCCCTGCGGCGGCAACCATGCTGGCAGACCTCGGTGCGGAGGTCATCAAGGTCGAACTTCCCCCCAATGGCGAGCTCTACCGGCGATCGCGGCCGGCCTTCGCCGGCTACGACTGCGACTTCCCGGAGAACCCCGCCTTTCATATGGACAACCGCGGCAAGCGGACCTTGATGCTGGACCTCAAACGCCCCGAGGCACAAGACGCACTGGCACGGCTCATCGACCGCTCGGAGATCTTCCTCACCAACCTGCTGCCCCGACGGCGAGCTGCCTACGGGGTCGACCACGCGAAGCTGCTCGAACGGCATCCGGAGCTGATCGTGGGAGCGATCAACGGCTACGGCGGCGGCGGCGAGCAAGCGGACTGGCCGGCATTCGACTACACCGCCTATTGGGCACGCACCGGGATGATGGACCTGATGCACGACGAGGGGCGTGAGCCTTCCATGATGCGCGCGGCCATGGGCGATCACGCCGCGGCCTCCAATCTGGTGTGCGGAATCCTTGCCGCCATGCGGCTGCGGGATGCAGACGGTCAGGGCCGCTACGTCGAGACGTCCCTGATGCAGACCGGCTTCCACATCCTGGGGACCGATGTCGCCACCGCACTCGTCACCCGCGAGCCCGTCCCCCGCCACGACCGGTTGCGGCCAAACAACCCGCTCTGGAACAGCTACCCGGTAGCGGGAGGGCGCTGGCTCTTGCTGGTAATGATCGATCCGGAGCGTTATTGGCCGAAGCTCTGCAGCGCACTGGAGCGCGAGGAGCTGTTGGATGACGAGCGCTTCGCGGATCCCTTCACGCGAGTGCAGAATTCCGAAGCGCTCGTCGCGGAACTCGACGCCACCTTCGCGAAGAAGGATCTCGATGCGTGGAAACCCCTGTTGGATGCAGCGGGCCTGATCTGGGCACCGGTCAAT
Above is a genomic segment from bacterium containing:
- a CDS encoding CoA transferase, translating into MTSPLAGVRVVEVANYVAIPAAATMLADLGAEVIKVELPPNGELYRRSRPAFAGYDCDFPENPAFHMDNRGKRTLMLDLKRPEAQDALARLIDRSEIFLTNLLPRRRAAYGVDHAKLLERHPELIVGAINGYGGGGEQADWPAFDYTAYWARTGMMDLMHDEGREPSMMRAAMGDHAAASNLVCGILAAMRLRDADGQGRYVETSLMQTGFHILGTDVATALVTREPVPRHDRLRPNNPLWNSYPVAGGRWLLLVMIDPERYWPKLCSALEREELLDDERFADPFTRVQNSEALVAELDATFAKKDLDAWKPLLDAAGLIWAPVNRIDEAINDPQARAMGYFYPIEHAEAGTFETVATPFRIEGQELGARNAASPIARDGREILREAGLHESQIKDLLIEPAQGPA
- a CDS encoding alcohol dehydrogenase catalytic domain-containing protein — its product is MTKIRRARLRETGLAEDLAIEELEESGPPLEGEQVETEVEACGVCYRDTIDREGGFPFIRLPITPGHEVVGHVAAIGPDVADWKPGDRIATLHCDFCGSCARCHEGEESMCTGTGAMPGLLIDGGYATRMRAPQRGFFRVPEYLPPALAAVMHCTFGTAYRGLQRCGGVGSESHVLVTGANGGVGVAAIQVAKRLGARVSAVIRDERHEAFLQELGADVIIVDPGDGFHKKLKEEKADVVLDCVGPPPSTPPCDPSGPEATWW